The segment GGTGTCTTCGGTTCACCCCCACGCGCGTGGGGACAATACTTAATATATTGTTGATTTTACTACACTCGGACGAGAAATAGCCCCTCGAAGTCTTTGATCGCCCGTGCCGTTTTCCCCCAACTTCGAATCCGAAATCCCTGTTCATTGTCGCTCGCATGAATCATTAAACAACCGCCATCTCTAGCCCGTCTGCATGCTTTATCCCAGAGCTTATCACGAACCATGGCAGAAATACGTCCAACGAAAACTCCAGCCTTCGGCTCCAGAAACCACCGTGTCAACTCCCCCCGCAACCCCGGCGTAACACGTTCAAGAATCATGATAACCACAATCTTCCCCCGCTTCATAAGTTCCCAGTGGATGGATACGCCCGCCCTCCACTTCCCCCTCTTCAGGATCCCACAATGCACCAGGGGCAGCAGCGTCTTGGTCGAAAAGCACACTGTCACAAGAAACATCTTTCTTGTGCACCATCAAGACCGTCTTGATATCTGGAATAATCCTCTTCAGAATTCGTGTTGCTACAAATTGATCTCGGCATGTCATACGTACCTGACGTTCCAAACTATCTGTTTCTGCCGCGGCAGCCTGGAATGCCACGGGGATTGTTACCTCTGTTTTATAAAGATCGGCTACGTCATACACGAACGACAGCATCTTTCCTGTATGAATAAAACCAAGTGCCGGCGAGAATCCAGCCGATACAATTGCTGCATGACAGATACCGTACAGGCACGAGTTCGCAGCTGATAACGCCCGGTTCACAGGATTCGCATCACTCCAATTTCCCCTGTGGTAACTTCGTCCAGTCCAGGGAACACCTGTTTCACGAGAAGCTCTTGCATAGGTTTCCCGCACTCGCACCCCTTCCATCCCACGGATTTGTCTGAGAGTTAATTCCGGATCTAGTTCCTCGGCAAACCGTAGCTGGTAAAAACGCCGAATGACTTTCATTCGGAGTTTCTCGTGCGCCCACATCCGAGCCTGATGCAGAAAATTCACTGCACTTCGCGTCTCCCCCATACCCGAAGCATAGAACCGTACTCCCTCCTCACCGCACCAGACAACGAGACATCCATGATCCGCGAGGACTGAGATAGCCGCATGAGTAATTGACACACCCGGGCCCAACATGAGCAGAGCCAGTTTGGCGCAGGGGACAGGCACTTTACCGGTTTCGTCATGGATTGCTATCGCTTGAGCTTCCTGATCAATGCGGCAGTGCTCTACATAAAGATAACTCCAACCGTCGCTGAACTTAGGCAGAACGTGCAGATCCTTGATCCTCAAGTCATTCTCTCCGGACCTGAGCCGCAGAAACAGACGCGACGGAGAGAAGCCCGAATCCAAAGGCCTTTCCGGCGCCTATTCCATAAACGATCGTTTTCAGGAAGGAATCCTTGTCCGTAACCCGCAAGTAACCATCAAATAGAATGGATAAGTGCGTTGTCGTATGCCCTCGCGCCATATCCTTCTTTTTGTCCTGCTGTTTTCCTTCGAAGCAAACATTAATGTTCGGGACCAGATGCTCGCCATTCACATCCTTTGATTTCTTCATGAGAAGATTGAAGCCCCCAAACAAACCTTTCCCCCTCACTTGTCCTTTGCGAATCAACCATTCGATTTGTTCCTCTTCACGTCTCAGTTCGACACGTTTACCCCTCATCGCGTCGCCGTGCTTCCCGATACGTTTAGTAGGATTGGCTCGCAAACGAAAAGAGAGGATTTGCCCGTTTCCTATCCTTCGGTACAACGGCATGATGTCTTTGCATTCATATTTTGGCAGATCTGCATCGATGCACAGATAATCATTCAGCCTATCAAGAAAAGACCAGTTCGGTTCTATGCGTGATTGAACATAAACCTTAACCGTACCTCGCTGATCGTCAACCTCCGCACGAAATAGGACACAGAACTCATCGCGCGCTTTAGTATGTTTGTTGTCCGTTAATCCAGGGAAAGCACGCATCAGCGTACGGTGCATTTCATATGGGTGTGAGATTTCACCTACGACCTGCCGGGAGCATGGGTTAAGGATAAGTCGAGAGAGATATAATGATTCAAGAGGCACCGCGCTCATTTCGGCTCTCCTTCTACCCCGAAACAAGTTGTCATAGAACGAGGTTTGAACTGTCGTCTACCGTAGCAAAGTGGCCAATCGTGCTGTGTTCTTTCACCGTCAGGTGTTTCCAGTACAACACGTTTGCTGGATTGCTCCGAAAGAAGATGTTCCTCCAATGTACCAATCTGTAGGCAATCTGTTGAACAAAGTGGTGGAACGGCCAATGGAAAAGCCTTGCGGCCCAGATACAAAATCCAAGCCGGATCGCACAGCGCTTTAGCGATCTCCTCAAGCAATACTATGTTATCCGATTCCAGTCCTACGGTGAAAGACGCATTGGCCAAGTAGTCTCGCTTGGACACGACAGTCGCCACTCCGCTCCCATTCGCCTTGATGACATCCTGAGCTGTGTGGTAGTCGCGCTCTTGCCTTCCCTCCATGTCTATACGAACACCCATTCGAATCGCGTCGAA is part of the Candidatus Krumholzibacteriota bacterium genome and harbors:
- the cas2e gene encoding type I-E CRISPR-associated endoribonuclease Cas2, which translates into the protein MVIMILERVTPGLRGELTRWFLEPKAGVFVGRISAMVRDKLWDKACRRARDGGCLMIHASDNEQGFRIRSWGKTARAIKDFEGLFLVRV
- the cas6e gene encoding type I-E CRISPR-associated protein Cas6/Cse3/CasE gives rise to the protein MSAVPLESLYLSRLILNPCSRQVVGEISHPYEMHRTLMRAFPGLTDNKHTKARDEFCVLFRAEVDDQRGTVKVYVQSRIEPNWSFLDRLNDYLCIDADLPKYECKDIMPLYRRIGNGQILSFRLRANPTKRIGKHGDAMRGKRVELRREEEQIEWLIRKGQVRGKGLFGGFNLLMKKSKDVNGEHLVPNINVCFEGKQQDKKKDMARGHTTTHLSILFDGYLRVTDKDSFLKTIVYGIGAGKAFGFGLLSVASVSAAQVRRE
- the cas5e gene encoding type I-E CRISPR-associated protein Cas5/CasD, with the translated sequence MSKPHTLLLRLEGPMQSWGYRSRFDYRDTALEPTRSGVLGLICAAMGISRGEDISRFDAIRMGVRIDMEGRQERDYHTAQDVIKANGSGVATVVSKRDYLANASFTVGLESDNIVLLEEIAKALCDPAWILYLGRKAFPLAVPPLCSTDCLQIGTLEEHLLSEQSSKRVVLETPDGERTQHDWPLCYGRRQFKPRSMTTCFGVEGEPK
- the cas1e gene encoding type I-E CRISPR-associated endonuclease Cas1; its protein translation is MRIKDLHVLPKFSDGWSYLYVEHCRIDQEAQAIAIHDETGKVPVPCAKLALLMLGPGVSITHAAISVLADHGCLVVWCGEEGVRFYASGMGETRSAVNFLHQARMWAHEKLRMKVIRRFYQLRFAEELDPELTLRQIRGMEGVRVRETYARASRETGVPWTGRSYHRGNWSDANPVNRALSAANSCLYGICHAAIVSAGFSPALGFIHTGKMLSFVYDVADLYKTEVTIPVAFQAAAAETDSLERQVRMTCRDQFVATRILKRIIPDIKTVLMVHKKDVSCDSVLFDQDAAAPGALWDPEEGEVEGGRIHPLGTYEAGEDCGYHDS